Proteins encoded by one window of Antechinus flavipes isolate AdamAnt ecotype Samford, QLD, Australia chromosome 4, AdamAnt_v2, whole genome shotgun sequence:
- the CHRM3 gene encoding muscarinic acetylcholine receptor M3, which yields MTLHSNNTTSSSFVNISTSWTQGSSGPGLPPHYGSYNVSQASEAFSNNATNNDPLGGHTVWQVVLIALLTGILALVTIIGNILVIVAFKVNKQLKTVNNYFLLSLACADLIIGVISMNLFTTYIIMNRWALGNLACDLWLSIDYVASNASVMNLLVISFDRYFSITRPLTYRAKRTTKRAGMMIGLAWIISFILWAPAILFWQYFVGERTVPPGECFIQFLTEPTITFGTAIAAFYMPVTIMTILYWRIYKETEKRTKELAGLQASGSEAEAAHFVNPTGSSRSCSSYELQQQTLKRSSRRKYGRCHFWFTTKSWKPSAEQMDQEHSSSDSWNNNDAAASLENSASSDEEDIGSETRAIYSIVLKLPGHSTILNSTKLPSSEDLQGSEEELQKADLEKKTNKLQAQKSMEDGGSFQKSFAKLPIQLESAVEAAKSPEAISSVAKTTAALPLSFKEATLAKRFALKTRSQITKRKRMSLIKEKKAAQTLSAILLAFIITWTPYNIMVLVNTFCKSCIPKTYWNLGYWLCYINSTVNPMCYALCNKTFRTTFKMLLLCQCDKRKRRKQQYQQRQSVIFHKRVPQEAS from the coding sequence ATGACCCTGCACAGTAACAATACAAcctcttcctcttttgttaacaTCAGCACTTCCTGGACCCAAGGCAGCTCAGGCCCAGGTCTTCCCCCTCACTATGGCAGCTACAATGTCTCTCAAGCATCTGAGGCTTTTTCCAACAATGCTACAAACAATGATCCCCTTGGTGGTCACACCGTCTGGCAAGTGGTCCTCATTGCCTTGCTGACTGGTATCCTAGCTTTGGTGACCATCATTGGCAACATCCTGGTCATTGTGGCATTTAAAGTTAACAAGCAGCTGAAGACGGTCAACAACTACTTCCTCCTGAGCCTGGCTTGTGCTGATCTGATCATTGGTGTTATTTCAATGAACCTTTTTACCACGTACATCATCATGAACCGATGGGCCTTGGGAAACTTAGCTTGTGACCTCTGGCTCTCTATTGACTATGTGGCCAGCAATGCTTCAGTCATGAACCTTCTGGTCATCAGCTTTGACCGGTATTTTTCCATCACCAGGCCGCTCACCTACCGAGCTAAGAGAACAACCAAAAGGGCCGGTATGATGATCGGCCTTGCTTGGATCATCTCCTTCATCCTTTGGGCTCCTGCCATATTGTTCTGGCAGTACTTTGTTGGAGAAAGAACTGTCCCACCAGGGGAGTGTTTCATTCAGTTCCTCACTGAACCCACCATTACCTTTGGCACTGCCATAGCTGCCTTTTATATGCCTGTGACTATTATGACTATTTTATACTGGAGGAtctacaaggagactgagaaacgTACCAAAGAGCTTGCCGGACTGCAGGCCTCAGGGAGCGAGGCCGAAGCTGCCCATTTTGTTAATCCAACGGGCAGCTCTAGGAGCTGCAGTAGTTATGAGCTACAACAGCAAACCCTAAAACGCTCGAGCAGGCGGAAGTATGGCCGCTGTCATTTCTGGTTCACAACAAAGAGCTGGAAACCCAGCGCTGAGCAGATGGATCAAGAGCATAGTAGCAGTGACAGCTGGAACAACAATGATGCTGCTGCTTCTCTTGAAAATTCTGCCTCTTCTGATGAGGAAGACATTGGCTCGGAGACAAGAGCCATTTACTCGATTGTGCTGAAGCTCCCAGGTCACAGCACTATCCTGAACTCGACCAAATTGCCCTCATCAGAGGACCTGCAAGGATCAGAGGAGGAGCTGCAAAAAGCTGACTTGGAGAAGAAAACTAACAAGCTACAAGCCCAGAAAAGCATGGAGGATGGAGGCAGCTTTCAGAAGAGCTTTGCCAAGCTTCCCATTCAATTAGAGTCAGCCGTGGAGGCTGCCAAGTCACCTGAGGCCATTTCTTCTGTTGCTAAGACAACAGCAGCTCTGCCTCTTTCCTTCAAAGAGGCTACACTGGCCAAAAGATTTGCCCTTAAGACGAGAAGTCAGATCACAAAACGGAAAAGGATGTCCCTcatcaaggagaaaaaagcagCACAGACCCTCAGTGCAATTTTACTTGCCTTTATCATCACCTGGACTCCATATAACATCATGGTCCTGGTGAACACCTTTTGCAAGAGCTGCATCCCTAAAACCTATTGGAACCTGGGGTACTGGCTTTGTTATATCAACAGCACGGTGAATCCCATGTGCTATGCACTATGTAACAAAACATTCAGAACCACATTCAAGATGTTGCTGCTTTGTCAGTGTGATAAAAGAAAGAGGCGCAAACAGCAGTATCAACAAAGGCAATCAGTTATTTTTCACAAGAGGGTCCCACAGGAGGCTTCATAA